A single Notoacmeibacter ruber DNA region contains:
- a CDS encoding pirin family protein, whose product MSFSPCPDPVPGNAESVDAIETLIVPRAVDLGGMEVRRALPSTKRQMVGPFIFFDQMGPAEFLTDQGIDVRPHPHINLATVTYLFDGEIRHRDSLGTDIAIQPGAVNWMMAGRGIVHSERTSEDRRQNGQKLFGIQTWVALPEDAEERDPAFKHHGVSDLPIISDHGVEARLIAGEWMGASSPLQTASETLYADVQLQSGRSAPIDANFEERALYTIGGNIEIAGQSFGPNQLLVLRPGDPITVKATEDARFMLFGGSPMGGPRYIWWNFVSSRAERIAQAKEEWRQGRFTTVPGDEDDFIPLPENSGKPRRATGGVVYP is encoded by the coding sequence ATGTCCTTTTCGCCCTGTCCCGATCCTGTTCCCGGCAATGCGGAAAGTGTCGATGCGATCGAGACGCTGATCGTCCCCCGCGCTGTCGACCTTGGCGGAATGGAGGTGCGGCGCGCCCTTCCCTCGACCAAACGGCAAATGGTCGGCCCTTTCATCTTCTTCGACCAGATGGGGCCTGCGGAATTTCTGACCGATCAGGGTATCGATGTGCGACCACATCCGCACATCAACCTGGCGACCGTCACCTACCTGTTCGACGGCGAAATTCGCCACCGCGATTCCCTTGGCACCGACATCGCCATACAGCCAGGCGCGGTGAACTGGATGATGGCCGGGCGCGGCATCGTCCATTCGGAACGGACCAGCGAAGATCGCCGGCAGAACGGTCAGAAACTCTTCGGGATTCAGACTTGGGTCGCGCTTCCGGAAGACGCCGAGGAACGCGACCCGGCTTTCAAACATCATGGCGTGTCCGATTTGCCGATCATTTCCGATCATGGCGTAGAGGCACGCCTGATCGCCGGAGAATGGATGGGCGCTTCATCGCCGCTCCAGACCGCATCGGAAACGCTATACGCCGACGTGCAATTGCAGAGCGGACGGTCCGCACCGATCGATGCGAATTTTGAAGAGCGGGCGCTCTACACGATCGGCGGCAATATCGAGATCGCCGGACAGAGTTTCGGACCTAATCAGCTTCTGGTTCTTCGGCCAGGCGATCCCATCACCGTGAAGGCAACCGAAGACGCCCGATTCATGCTCTTCGGCGGATCGCCGATGGGTGGCCCACGCTATATCTGGTGGAACTTTGTCTCTTCTCGCGCCGAGCGCATCGCGCAGGCGAAGGAGGAATGGCGACAGGGACGGTTCACGACGGTACCGGGCGACGAAGACGATTTCATCCCGCTACCCGAAAATTCTGGCAAGCCACGCCGCGCCACGGGTGGCGTTGTCTATCCCTAG
- a CDS encoding sensor histidine kinase translates to MAITFEQGRTRGLTVRENRLMSMEIEGAGRWIFAAAAFVIAFGVRYALNLDLPIGFPYITFLPAVIITTFVAGLWPGIVTSIAGGLAAWYFFIAPYGSFALNANSALALGFYIFIVGIDLAIINIMSRALHRLAEERRRSAELAQSREFMFSELQHRVSNNLQVVASLMQMQKRRISDAEAMKIVDEAIRRLQLVSKIQRALHNPHGQRIPLKDFLNEMVPDVIEAAGGSHSISHRVVTDESTKDVVLSSTQSVPVGLIAAELVANSIEHGFEGRENGHIQIEVKKSDTDMVALCIADDGHGIPDGFELSQSDSLGMQIARAFAMQLGGELIMKRENGTRAVLTFPQADPDDLSEQEPHALTEA, encoded by the coding sequence GTGGCGATAACGTTTGAACAGGGACGAACGCGCGGGCTGACGGTTCGTGAAAACCGCTTGATGTCGATGGAAATCGAGGGAGCTGGCCGCTGGATTTTCGCCGCCGCTGCATTCGTGATCGCGTTTGGCGTACGCTATGCGCTCAACCTCGATCTGCCGATCGGCTTCCCTTACATCACTTTCCTGCCTGCCGTTATCATCACCACATTCGTCGCCGGGCTTTGGCCGGGAATTGTGACGTCCATCGCAGGCGGACTGGCGGCTTGGTACTTCTTCATTGCACCTTATGGCAGCTTTGCCCTGAACGCCAATTCGGCCTTGGCGCTCGGCTTTTATATCTTCATCGTCGGTATCGACCTCGCAATTATCAACATCATGAGCCGCGCTCTTCACAGGCTGGCGGAAGAGCGTCGTCGCAGTGCGGAACTCGCTCAAAGCCGGGAGTTCATGTTCAGTGAATTGCAGCACCGCGTGTCCAATAATCTGCAGGTCGTCGCATCGCTGATGCAGATGCAGAAACGGCGCATCAGCGATGCGGAGGCGATGAAAATCGTCGACGAAGCTATTCGGCGACTGCAACTGGTCAGCAAAATCCAGCGTGCACTGCACAATCCCCATGGTCAGCGCATCCCGCTCAAGGATTTTCTCAATGAGATGGTGCCCGACGTGATCGAAGCCGCTGGCGGCAGTCATTCTATCTCGCATCGTGTGGTAACGGACGAGTCCACGAAGGACGTTGTCCTTTCCAGTACGCAGTCCGTTCCTGTCGGCCTTATTGCCGCGGAACTGGTCGCCAACTCGATCGAACACGGCTTTGAGGGCCGTGAAAACGGACATATTCAGATCGAGGTCAAAAAGTCGGATACCGACATGGTCGCGCTATGCATTGCGGATGACGGTCATGGAATTCCAGACGGTTTCGAACTCTCACAATCTGACTCGCTCGGTATGCAGATCGCGCGTGCTTTTGCCATGCAGCTCGGCGGCGAACTCATCATGAAGCGAGAGAATGGCACCCGTGCCGTCCTCACCTTCCCGCAGGCCGATCCGGACGATCTGAGCGAACAAGAGCCACATGCGCTGACCGAGGCTTGA
- a CDS encoding DUF3563 family protein, producing MANRFFRFRSRRVREEEYLSRATDLADLERRMRNLDNGRIGSF from the coding sequence ATGGCTAACCGTTTTTTCCGTTTCCGGAGCCGCCGCGTGCGCGAGGAAGAGTACCTGTCCCGTGCGACCGATCTGGCCGACCTGGAACGCCGCATGCGTAATCTCGACAATGGTCGGATTGGCAGCTTCTGA
- a CDS encoding DUF1330 domain-containing protein produces MTDHHVDPDKETFRAFREMDREGPLHMLNLVRLRESAEYEDGREVSGAEAYAAYGRESGPVFRRLGGKIVWRGRFEFMLIGPSEEQWDHCFIAEYPSLSAFVDMIRDPVYRKAVKHRQAAVLTSRLIRTEPQKAGEVFG; encoded by the coding sequence ATGACAGACCACCATGTCGATCCAGACAAAGAGACCTTTCGTGCGTTTCGGGAGATGGATCGCGAGGGACCCTTGCATATGCTCAACCTTGTGAGGTTGCGCGAGAGCGCCGAATATGAAGACGGGCGGGAGGTATCCGGCGCCGAAGCCTATGCCGCCTACGGCCGTGAAAGCGGCCCGGTCTTTCGGCGGCTCGGCGGAAAGATCGTTTGGCGCGGCCGTTTCGAATTCATGCTGATCGGCCCATCGGAGGAGCAATGGGACCATTGTTTCATCGCTGAATATCCAAGCCTTTCAGCGTTTGTAGATATGATTCGCGATCCCGTCTATCGCAAGGCGGTGAAGCATCGCCAGGCTGCCGTTTTGACGTCGCGTCTGATCCGGACCGAACCGCAGAAAGCCGGAGAGGTCTTTGGCTAA
- a CDS encoding alpha/beta fold hydrolase: protein MSLARTMSAGLGLLWISLSCPAAAMADGLQLAPYKDALFANIVIGERDGGAFRVVDYQEKRDINGRDAVPERRVQRKYIDMSVREQERRLAMPVDDGVVPFIATGKMNEASVITVFLHGKGGDEELGSRDLIFGGNFNRIRNLMARNGGLYVTPTFADFQDKGAAQIAALIGALAARSPGAPVILACASMGGYICDRLAQRSDTVDRLAGMIYLAAPSSSDFSATAAFRKRLPVFIGHGSRDPVFPIEGAEQLYRRLSSSGTYPVRMTRYESGNHGTPIRMVDWRSVINWILAAQKEVR, encoded by the coding sequence ATGAGCTTAGCCAGAACGATGAGCGCGGGGCTTGGCCTGCTCTGGATCTCGCTGTCATGCCCTGCAGCAGCCATGGCGGATGGCCTGCAGCTTGCGCCCTACAAGGATGCGCTGTTTGCAAATATCGTCATTGGCGAGCGTGATGGTGGCGCATTTCGCGTCGTCGATTATCAGGAAAAGCGCGACATCAACGGCCGGGATGCCGTTCCCGAACGCCGCGTGCAACGCAAATATATCGATATGTCGGTAAGGGAGCAGGAACGACGTCTGGCGATGCCGGTCGATGACGGGGTGGTGCCCTTCATCGCGACCGGGAAGATGAATGAGGCTTCGGTCATCACAGTCTTTCTGCACGGCAAGGGCGGCGATGAAGAACTTGGTAGCCGGGATCTTATTTTCGGCGGTAACTTCAACCGCATTCGAAACCTCATGGCACGCAATGGAGGCCTCTATGTCACGCCGACATTCGCGGACTTCCAAGATAAAGGCGCGGCACAGATTGCAGCGCTGATCGGGGCATTGGCTGCGCGTTCGCCTGGTGCTCCCGTCATTCTCGCCTGCGCATCGATGGGCGGATATATTTGCGACCGGCTGGCTCAACGTTCCGATACCGTCGACCGGCTCGCCGGGATGATCTATCTGGCTGCGCCATCGAGCTCCGACTTTTCCGCCACTGCCGCGTTTCGGAAACGGCTGCCGGTCTTCATCGGGCATGGCAGCCGCGATCCCGTCTTTCCGATTGAAGGCGCAGAGCAGCTCTATCGGCGCCTTTCTTCATCGGGAACGTATCCCGTGCGTATGACCCGCTATGAAAGCGGCAATCACGGCACGCCGATCAGGATGGTGGACTGGCGAAGCGTCATCAACTGGATATTGGCTGCCCAAAAGGAGGTAAGATGA
- a CDS encoding NTP transferase domain-containing protein, protein MRFGSVSIEDAAGATLAHSINVADKRLSKGTVLDRENLRKLADAGFEEVIVARADEGDLTEDAAAARIAAAFQGPDIFSGEATTGRVNLHAERAGLVSINAGIINAFNAVDPAITIATLPDNAPVRAGQMVATVKIIPFFVSETMVDKALSWATNGARAIRLTAFRSMRAGLVQTRVPDIAEKMLDKTAAVAAARLARAGSHIAREMRVPHETDALSQALRRLEAEHDVLIVFGASAVADTDDIIPAALERAGGRVERVGMPVDPGNLLVLGTLAGKPVIGAPGCARSPKENGFDWVLDRVLAGHSPSSDDIAAMGVGGLLQEIETRPRPRETGPRHVPVSAIILAAGGSRRMGDRNKLLALFDGEPAVHRATRIAVESDAVETVLVCGYEAERIHDAVSGLDVTVVNNTDFAEGMASSLRSGLTAIEEGHGALILLGDMPHVETRHLNVLIEAFERRGGRAVIRGSCEGRAGNPVILPPGIVREAALLTGDTGARHLIEASGAPIDLVDIGEAALTDIDTPEALLAAGGKFAD, encoded by the coding sequence ATGCGGTTCGGCTCCGTCTCTATCGAAGACGCGGCTGGCGCGACGCTTGCTCATTCGATCAATGTGGCGGATAAGCGCCTGTCCAAGGGCACGGTTCTCGACCGCGAAAATCTGCGGAAACTGGCGGATGCGGGTTTTGAGGAAGTGATCGTCGCGCGTGCAGATGAGGGTGACCTGACGGAGGATGCGGCGGCTGCGCGTATTGCCGCGGCATTTCAAGGACCGGATATCTTTTCTGGCGAAGCCACGACGGGCCGGGTGAACCTCCATGCCGAGCGGGCTGGTCTGGTGTCGATCAATGCCGGCATCATCAACGCTTTCAATGCGGTCGATCCCGCCATCACCATTGCGACACTTCCGGACAATGCGCCAGTCCGTGCCGGGCAGATGGTCGCGACGGTCAAGATCATCCCGTTTTTTGTATCTGAAACGATGGTCGATAAAGCCTTGTCCTGGGCGACAAATGGGGCGCGCGCGATCCGGTTGACTGCGTTTCGCTCCATGCGGGCCGGCCTCGTTCAGACGCGTGTTCCCGACATCGCGGAAAAAATGCTCGACAAGACGGCGGCTGTCGCCGCTGCGCGCCTGGCGCGTGCCGGTAGTCATATCGCTCGTGAAATGCGCGTTCCGCACGAAACCGATGCGTTGTCCCAAGCCCTTCGGCGGCTTGAAGCTGAGCATGATGTCCTGATCGTCTTCGGCGCAAGCGCGGTCGCCGATACTGACGATATCATCCCGGCCGCGCTTGAGCGCGCTGGTGGCCGCGTCGAACGCGTCGGCATGCCGGTCGACCCCGGCAATCTGCTGGTGCTCGGGACGCTGGCGGGAAAACCCGTCATCGGCGCGCCTGGGTGTGCGCGTAGCCCCAAGGAGAATGGCTTCGATTGGGTGCTCGATCGGGTTCTCGCGGGTCACTCGCCATCTTCGGACGATATCGCTGCGATGGGCGTTGGCGGTCTTTTGCAGGAAATCGAAACGAGGCCGCGTCCGAGAGAGACGGGTCCCCGGCACGTTCCCGTCTCTGCGATCATATTGGCAGCGGGCGGGTCCAGGCGCATGGGTGATCGGAACAAATTGCTGGCCTTGTTCGACGGAGAGCCCGCCGTCCATCGGGCAACCCGGATTGCGGTCGAAAGTGATGCGGTCGAGACTGTTCTGGTCTGCGGATACGAGGCCGAGCGGATTCATGATGCGGTTTCGGGGCTCGATGTGACGGTCGTAAACAATACCGACTTTGCCGAAGGCATGGCGAGTTCGCTACGCAGCGGTCTCACGGCTATCGAAGAGGGGCATGGAGCCCTGATCCTCTTGGGAGATATGCCTCATGTGGAAACGCGGCATCTGAACGTGCTTATCGAGGCGTTCGAGCGACGAGGGGGCAGAGCCGTCATCCGCGGAAGCTGCGAGGGCCGCGCCGGCAATCCGGTCATTCTTCCGCCGGGGATCGTTCGGGAGGCGGCATTGCTGACCGGAGATACCGGTGCGCGTCATCTTATCGAGGCAAGTGGCGCGCCGATCGATCTGGTCGATATTGGCGAGGCCGCGCTGACGGATATCGACACGCCGGAAGCGTTGCTGGCAGCCGGTGGAAAGTTTGCCGATTGA
- a CDS encoding XdhC family protein, protein MKASILNQINEARQRRKGAVTVSTEAEGVRELFLEDAMPEGLLGDATGKALRTGKAMSQEIDGELLFFNPYVPPVRFVVIGAVHISQALAPMARLAGYEMEIIDPRAAFATPERFPDVALHADWPQDVLMNSPLDAYTALAAITHDPKIDDPALSAALEANCFYIGALGSRKTHGRRVERLREAGFDDAAIARIDAPIGMDIGAANPAEIAVAILAQMIAVFRRRGIETQH, encoded by the coding sequence GTGAAAGCGTCCATTCTCAACCAGATCAACGAAGCGCGCCAACGTCGAAAGGGCGCGGTCACGGTCTCCACCGAAGCGGAAGGCGTCCGTGAGCTTTTTCTCGAAGATGCCATGCCCGAAGGCCTGCTAGGAGATGCCACCGGCAAGGCGCTGAGAACGGGCAAGGCGATGAGCCAGGAGATCGATGGCGAGCTCCTTTTCTTCAATCCCTATGTTCCGCCGGTCCGCTTTGTGGTGATCGGTGCCGTACATATTTCGCAGGCTCTGGCGCCGATGGCCCGTCTCGCCGGTTATGAGATGGAAATCATCGATCCGCGCGCTGCGTTCGCAACGCCCGAGCGCTTCCCAGATGTCGCTTTGCACGCAGATTGGCCGCAGGATGTTCTGATGAACAGTCCTCTGGATGCCTATACGGCGCTGGCGGCGATCACACATGATCCGAAGATCGACGATCCGGCCCTGTCGGCGGCGCTCGAAGCGAACTGCTTCTATATCGGCGCGCTTGGAAGCCGAAAGACGCATGGGCGGCGTGTCGAACGGCTCAGGGAGGCCGGTTTCGATGACGCGGCCATCGCCCGTATCGATGCACCGATCGGAATGGATATCGGGGCGGCCAATCCTGCGGAAATCGCCGTCGCGATCCTGGCCCAAATGATTGCGGTGTTTCGTCGCCGCGGCATCGAGACGCAACACTGA
- a CDS encoding XdhC family protein, with translation MPEDAAYQTHDPLLAAESWLSEGKGVALATVIETWGSAPRPAGSHLAITEDGEFEGSVSGGCVEGAVVAEAVDVIGRAEPKTLEFGVADETAWRVGLSCGGRIRVLIEPLG, from the coding sequence ATGCCGGAAGACGCCGCCTATCAAACGCATGACCCGTTACTGGCCGCTGAAAGCTGGCTTTCGGAAGGAAAAGGGGTTGCCCTTGCAACGGTCATAGAGACCTGGGGTTCGGCGCCACGCCCGGCCGGAAGTCATCTGGCCATCACGGAGGATGGTGAGTTTGAAGGGTCCGTGTCGGGCGGCTGCGTCGAAGGCGCTGTCGTCGCAGAAGCGGTCGATGTGATCGGACGGGCCGAGCCGAAGACGCTGGAATTCGGTGTTGCCGACGAGACCGCCTGGCGGGTCGGGCTTTCTTGCGGCGGACGCATTCGCGTTCTCATCGAACCATTGGGCTGA
- a CDS encoding vWA domain-containing protein, with protein sequence MLVNSPEHSKLADNIVHFGRTLRKAGMKVGPSSVVTAIEAVMAAGIGSRSDFYWTLHAVFVKRREDHATFDEAFRLFWRSRELMEKMIAMFSPTMRKEIEPQKPKAAEQRVSEALFEKHHSAQPVREKPEIEVDARHTVSGNEILREKDFAQMTAAELAETRRSIAELRLTMDEVPTRRFRPNSRGHRFDGRSTMRHAMRSGGDIILPRYKKQKAVHPPLVALCDISGSMSQYSRVVLHFLHALGHQRTVHSFVFGTRLTNLSRQLRHKDPDEALADVAASVKDWSGGTRIGETLHRFNRDWSRRVLGQGAVLLLITDGLEREGSETLSREMERLQKSCRRLIWLNPLLRFDGFEARAAGVRAMLPFVDEFRPVHNLESLAGLCAALSGQLKAGEADPRPWMMEGRPVEPHRYSFTGKETHHAGRRRLSNA encoded by the coding sequence ATGCTCGTCAATTCGCCGGAGCACAGCAAACTCGCCGATAATATCGTCCATTTCGGCCGTACATTGCGCAAGGCGGGCATGAAGGTGGGGCCGTCATCGGTTGTGACGGCGATCGAGGCCGTTATGGCGGCGGGCATCGGCAGCAGAAGCGATTTCTACTGGACGTTGCATGCCGTCTTTGTGAAGCGCCGTGAAGACCATGCCACATTCGACGAAGCGTTTCGGCTGTTCTGGCGCTCGCGAGAGCTGATGGAAAAGATGATTGCGATGTTCTCGCCGACCATGCGCAAGGAAATCGAGCCGCAAAAGCCGAAAGCAGCGGAGCAGCGGGTCAGCGAAGCGCTGTTTGAAAAACACCATAGCGCCCAACCTGTACGCGAGAAGCCGGAGATCGAGGTTGATGCCCGGCATACGGTGTCCGGCAACGAGATTCTCCGCGAGAAGGACTTCGCCCAGATGACGGCGGCGGAACTTGCCGAGACGCGCCGCTCGATTGCCGAGTTGCGGCTCACGATGGACGAAGTACCGACGCGGCGTTTTCGACCGAATTCGCGCGGTCATCGATTCGATGGGCGATCGACCATGCGCCACGCCATGCGCAGCGGCGGCGATATCATCCTTCCGCGTTACAAGAAACAGAAGGCGGTTCACCCGCCTCTCGTGGCTCTGTGCGATATTTCGGGTTCGATGAGCCAGTATAGCCGTGTGGTCCTCCACTTCCTTCATGCTCTCGGCCACCAACGCACCGTCCACTCCTTCGTTTTCGGAACGCGCCTCACCAATCTCAGCCGCCAACTGCGCCACAAAGACCCCGATGAGGCGCTGGCGGACGTTGCTGCGAGTGTGAAGGACTGGTCGGGAGGCACTCGGATCGGCGAGACGTTGCACCGCTTCAATCGCGATTGGTCCCGCAGAGTTTTGGGGCAGGGGGCTGTTCTACTGCTCATAACGGACGGTCTCGAACGTGAGGGCAGCGAGACCCTCTCACGTGAGATGGAGCGCTTGCAGAAGAGTTGCCGGCGCCTCATCTGGCTCAACCCGCTTCTGCGATTTGATGGGTTCGAGGCGAGGGCAGCAGGCGTGCGCGCCATGCTGCCTTTCGTTGATGAGTTTCGTCCGGTGCATAATCTTGAAAGCCTCGCGGGACTGTGCGCTGCATTGTCCGGGCAATTGAAGGCGGGTGAGGCCGACCCGCGACCATGGATGATGGAAGGCCGGCCCGTCGAGCCGCACCGTTATTCCTTTACAGGCAAGGAGACCCATCATGCCGGAAGACGCCGCCTATCAAACGCATGA
- a CDS encoding AAA family ATPase, which yields MIDLPRSIDQTQDLLSRQDYVADRSLATVLYLSMRMKRPLFLEGEAGVGKTEIAKVLSAGLGRKLIRLQCYEGLDISSAVYEWNYAAQMIAIRAAEASGGAIGDDLEDNVFSERYLIRRPVLEALEPQAEGPPIFLIDELDRTDEAFEAFLLEILSDFQVTVPELGTIRADEPPIVIITTNRTREIHDALKRRCLYHWVDYPSADRELEIVSRRVPDASEKLAAEVVAFVQRLREMDLFKVPGVAETIDWATALIELDKMAIDPETVSDTLGVLLKYQDDIQRLSEGEAADILGEVKRELSAAE from the coding sequence ATGATCGATCTGCCGCGCTCCATCGACCAGACGCAGGATCTCCTTTCCCGTCAGGATTATGTCGCGGATCGCTCGCTGGCGACGGTTCTCTATCTCTCCATGCGAATGAAGCGGCCGCTTTTTCTGGAAGGCGAGGCCGGGGTCGGCAAGACCGAGATCGCGAAGGTCCTTTCCGCCGGTCTGGGGCGCAAACTCATCCGCCTGCAGTGTTATGAAGGGCTGGATATCTCCTCGGCGGTCTATGAGTGGAATTATGCGGCGCAGATGATCGCCATCCGTGCCGCCGAGGCGAGTGGTGGAGCGATCGGCGATGATCTGGAAGACAACGTCTTCTCGGAACGTTACCTGATCCGACGGCCTGTGCTGGAAGCTCTGGAGCCGCAGGCGGAAGGTCCCCCCATCTTTCTGATCGACGAACTGGACCGGACGGATGAGGCCTTCGAGGCGTTTCTATTGGAGATCCTGTCGGATTTTCAGGTCACGGTGCCCGAACTCGGCACAATCAGGGCCGATGAACCTCCGATTGTCATCATCACCACTAACCGGACGCGCGAGATCCACGACGCGCTGAAGCGGCGCTGTCTCTATCACTGGGTTGATTATCCCTCGGCCGACCGTGAACTGGAGATCGTCTCCCGTCGTGTGCCCGATGCCTCGGAGAAGCTCGCGGCCGAAGTGGTAGCCTTCGTCCAGCGGCTTCGCGAAATGGATCTCTTCAAGGTGCCGGGCGTGGCCGAAACGATCGATTGGGCTACCGCCCTGATCGAACTCGACAAGATGGCGATTGATCCTGAAACCGTTTCCGACACGCTTGGGGTTCTTCTCAAGTACCAGGATGACATCCAGCGTCTTTCCGAGGGAGAAGCGGCAGACATACTGGGTGAGGTGAAACGCGAACTCTCGGCGGCGGAGTAA
- a CDS encoding flavin reductase yields MLVSRDVDPNSYRDAMARFAGAVHVVTTDGDAGKRGVTIIAGCSVSDDPPTVLVCLNRHNPANDAFIENGRFALNTLPSGKMDLADAFAGFTKEPQDARFARGDWTTLETGAPVLSDAASVFDCEIEHVHDHATHRVLFGRVAALAIGPSLAPLIYYNRGYRLLSPEEEQKMTASGSGRG; encoded by the coding sequence TTGCTTGTCAGTCGAGACGTCGATCCGAACTCCTATCGTGATGCGATGGCGCGATTTGCCGGCGCTGTTCATGTCGTGACAACGGATGGAGACGCGGGAAAGCGTGGTGTGACGATCATTGCCGGCTGTTCCGTTTCGGACGATCCGCCTACAGTGCTGGTCTGTCTCAACCGGCATAATCCAGCCAATGACGCTTTCATCGAGAATGGCCGGTTCGCGCTCAATACACTGCCGAGCGGCAAGATGGATCTGGCCGATGCCTTCGCAGGCTTCACGAAGGAGCCCCAGGATGCGCGTTTTGCACGTGGGGACTGGACGACACTCGAGACGGGCGCGCCCGTGCTTTCAGATGCAGCCTCCGTTTTCGACTGTGAAATCGAGCATGTGCACGATCATGCCACCCATCGCGTTCTTTTCGGGCGGGTGGCGGCTCTCGCAATCGGTCCCAGCCTTGCACCGCTGATCTATTACAATCGGGGCTATCGCCTTCTCTCGCCGGAGGAGGAGCAAAAGATGACCGCATCGGGGAGTGGTCGTGGATGA
- a CDS encoding P1 family peptidase, with amino-acid sequence MKAGPRNTIADIAGILIGHASDESAKSGVTVLRPPAPSIAAVHVAGGAPGTRETDLLAPENTVERIHALVLSGGSAFGLAAADGVMKGLADQGEGYAVGPHHVPIVPAAIIFDLMAGGDGSRPDYAGLGHQALENASSDVELGSVGAGTGAMTATVRGGIGSASSIVEGAGTIGALVAVNALGNPLVGSSRHFWAAPFEEQGELGYLGWPALMPEDAAKITLKHRPVPPNANTTIGVVATDAALTKAQCKRLAIAAHDGYSRALWPSHTPMDGDLVFALSTAEPGRKAVETEEMIDLCAAAASTMARAIARGVYEATSMPGDPKPAWREL; translated from the coding sequence ATGAAAGCTGGACCCCGCAACACGATAGCGGATATTGCCGGCATCCTTATCGGCCACGCCTCCGATGAGAGCGCCAAGAGCGGCGTGACGGTCCTGCGCCCGCCGGCCCCGTCGATCGCTGCTGTGCATGTTGCCGGCGGCGCTCCGGGCACGCGAGAGACCGACCTGCTAGCCCCGGAAAATACTGTCGAACGCATTCACGCGCTCGTCCTTTCCGGTGGCTCGGCCTTTGGCCTTGCCGCGGCCGACGGGGTGATGAAAGGACTTGCCGATCAGGGTGAAGGATACGCGGTTGGCCCTCACCACGTCCCAATCGTGCCGGCAGCAATCATTTTCGATCTCATGGCAGGCGGCGACGGCTCCCGACCTGACTACGCCGGGCTCGGCCACCAAGCGCTGGAAAACGCTTCTTCCGACGTCGAGCTCGGTTCCGTCGGCGCTGGCACCGGTGCCATGACAGCGACGGTACGCGGCGGCATCGGCTCTGCGTCCTCCATCGTCGAGGGCGCCGGAACGATCGGTGCGTTGGTCGCGGTCAATGCGCTTGGCAATCCGCTTGTCGGGTCGAGCCGCCATTTCTGGGCCGCTCCCTTCGAAGAGCAGGGCGAGCTCGGATATCTCGGATGGCCCGCGCTGATGCCCGAAGACGCCGCAAAAATCACGCTGAAGCATCGCCCTGTGCCACCAAACGCCAATACCACCATCGGCGTGGTTGCAACGGATGCGGCCCTGACGAAGGCCCAGTGCAAGCGTCTGGCGATCGCCGCTCATGACGGATATTCACGCGCCTTGTGGCCATCTCATACGCCCATGGACGGCGATCTTGTCTTTGCCCTTTCGACGGCCGAGCCGGGCAGAAAGGCGGTCGAGACAGAGGAAATGATCGATCTTTGCGCGGCTGCGGCATCGACGATGGCGAGAGCCATTGCGCGAGGCGTATACGAAGCGACGTCCATGCCGGGCGATCCAAAGCCGGCCTGGAGAGAGCTTTAG
- a CDS encoding VOC family protein, whose amino-acid sequence MAVLRIVPNILADDPAEAQRFYGDLIGLELPFDMGWIRTYQSGQRSHPQVTFATEGGSGTPLPAISIEVDDFDEAVRRFEAANIALEYGPVDEPWGVRRFFARDPFGTLINIVTHD is encoded by the coding sequence TTGGCTGTTTTGCGCATCGTCCCCAACATTCTGGCAGACGATCCGGCAGAAGCTCAAAGATTCTACGGCGATCTGATCGGGCTTGAGCTGCCCTTCGACATGGGCTGGATACGGACCTACCAATCAGGACAAAGGAGCCACCCGCAGGTAACGTTTGCGACCGAGGGCGGGTCTGGCACACCCCTCCCCGCTATCTCGATTGAAGTAGATGATTTCGATGAGGCCGTTCGGCGCTTCGAGGCAGCAAATATTGCTTTAGAATATGGGCCGGTGGACGAGCCGTGGGGCGTTCGTCGGTTCTTCGCCCGCGATCCGTTTGGCACGCTCATCAACATCGTAACGCACGATTGA